The proteins below are encoded in one region of Bacteroidales bacterium:
- a CDS encoding RtcB family protein encodes MTKLNLRGKDLQRIGFADDRAMSIAKNVMLKYYKHNNKAEALDILKKVHKNPNKFINHPHLGKIAEVLVEKTQSQKKISISLDNKKPYKIYGAERIEKGALDQMATAMQLPISLQGALMPDAHQGYGLPIGGVLATKNEVIPYGVGMDIGCRMCMSIYDLDVDQITKNQTRLKSLLTEKTRFGRAEFKEPKNHPILERPELNEIGFLKTLKKKAHDQLGSSGHGNHFVDIGLLELKEYIPEKDLQPGNYFTILSHSGSRGPGAEIARYYTKIAMDKCDLPKGARALAWLDLSREEGIEYWKAMNWAGDYSAANHHVIHEKLSEALGNKPLAMLENHHNFAWRENLPSGQAGIIHRKGATPAHKDVLGIIPGSMASPGYIVRGKGNAEALNSAAHGAGRVMSRSQAKKQFQAKELQEMLNEKGVVLIGGGLDESPLAYKDINEVMQLQEDMVDILAEFKPKIVRME; translated from the coding sequence ATGACCAAACTAAACTTGCGGGGGAAAGATCTGCAGCGCATCGGTTTTGCCGACGACCGTGCCATGAGCATAGCAAAAAACGTAATGCTCAAATATTACAAACATAACAACAAGGCAGAAGCCCTCGATATCTTAAAAAAGGTGCACAAAAACCCCAACAAATTTATTAATCATCCGCATTTGGGAAAAATAGCGGAGGTGCTTGTCGAAAAAACGCAGTCGCAAAAGAAAATTTCAATCAGCCTGGATAACAAAAAGCCCTATAAAATATACGGAGCGGAAAGGATAGAAAAAGGAGCCCTGGACCAAATGGCTACTGCCATGCAATTGCCCATCTCTCTTCAGGGTGCGTTGATGCCGGATGCTCATCAGGGGTATGGCCTGCCCATTGGGGGTGTGCTGGCGACCAAAAATGAAGTGATCCCATATGGGGTGGGCATGGATATTGGATGCAGAATGTGCATGTCCATTTATGATCTGGATGTGGACCAGATCACCAAAAACCAGACGCGATTGAAAAGCCTGCTTACAGAAAAGACCCGCTTTGGAAGGGCCGAATTTAAAGAACCCAAAAACCATCCCATATTGGAGCGACCGGAACTTAATGAAATCGGTTTTTTAAAAACATTGAAAAAGAAAGCTCATGACCAATTGGGAAGTTCGGGACATGGCAATCATTTCGTGGATATCGGCCTGTTGGAGCTCAAGGAATATATTCCTGAGAAAGACCTGCAACCCGGAAATTACTTTACCATTCTTTCCCATTCCGGTTCCCGGGGACCGGGAGCTGAGATAGCACGGTATTATACAAAAATAGCCATGGATAAATGCGATCTGCCTAAAGGAGCAAGGGCTCTGGCCTGGCTGGATTTGTCAAGAGAAGAAGGAATTGAATACTGGAAGGCCATGAACTGGGCCGGAGATTATTCAGCAGCCAACCACCATGTAATTCATGAAAAACTCTCAGAAGCGCTCGGAAATAAACCCCTGGCCATGCTGGAAAACCACCATAACTTTGCCTGGAGGGAAAATCTTCCTTCCGGGCAAGCCGGGATCATTCACAGAAAAGGGGCCACACCGGCTCACAAGGACGTATTAGGTATTATTCCCGGATCTATGGCTTCTCCCGGTTATATCGTGCGGGGCAAAGGCAATGCAGAAGCGCTCAATTCCGCTGCTCACGGTGCAGGAAGGGTTATGTCGCGTAGTCAGGCCAAAAAACAATTTCAGGCAAAGGAACTGCAGGAAATGCTCAATGAAAAAGGCGTAGTGCTGATTGGTGGAGGACTCGACGAATCTCCCCTGGCTTATAAAGATATCAATGAAGTAATGCAACTGCAGGAGGATATGGTAGATATACTGGCAGAATTTAAACCGAAGATTGTAAGGATGGAATAA
- a CDS encoding helix-turn-helix domain-containing protein → MDQNTQASPFELASKFVNSTDRNIFLTGKAGTGKTTFLKKIVRNTHKKVMVAAPTGIAAINAGGVTLHSLFQLPFGSFLPSSQPIGDEIINTQISTPQSLKKSLRMNSHKRKLINEMEVLIIDEVSMLRADILDAIDTVLRYVRKRNGMPFGGVQMVFIGDLLQLPPVIKQEEKKYLEYYYTTGFFFEARALQEARPLYIELEKIFRQTDQQFIEILNHFRDNTVTSKDLDILNSHYKPSFKPKSDEGYIFLTTHNKKADAINRRALKNLPGKSFQFTAKVEGDFGKHLYPVDYTLELKKGAQVMFIKNDYSGEKRYFNGKIGTVTALSEEEIEVSFDDGTPPTEVEPYTWENKRYSLNKNTNEIEENMKGSFTHFPIKLAWAITVHKSQGLTFEKAIIDVSEAFAPGQIYVALSRLVSLKGLVLNAPLPYNMLEPDEALKHFSKNKLSPETLEKEYHNELPKYICNYISEAFNFHPLNEEIRQHINSYYKDEKQSAKQKYKNWAVQLQKDFQEVENVGNKFQNQLKRMTNSGDPQWLNNLQERVKAAKEYFETRLKPFTHKIRQHISSLSNETGVKQYIRELRDLEHSFNSQIQSIQKSEALLDAVIGNKELTRENLQTKAFKEKEKAPARPEKPKQNKGSGKNKTPTKEISLQMFQKGKTIEEIAAERSLAVSTIEGHMAHWVREGTLPAEQFVNQDKLEKIIYVAQHLNSTKLNDIKAKLGDEYTYSDLKFAVAHHRFNLEQKEQ, encoded by the coding sequence ATGGACCAAAACACCCAGGCATCTCCCTTTGAGTTGGCATCTAAGTTTGTAAACAGCACCGACCGCAACATATTTCTTACCGGAAAGGCGGGCACAGGCAAAACCACTTTCCTGAAAAAAATTGTTCGAAACACCCATAAAAAGGTGATGGTGGCTGCTCCAACAGGTATTGCAGCCATAAATGCAGGAGGTGTTACCCTGCATTCGCTGTTTCAGCTACCTTTTGGCAGTTTTCTTCCCTCCTCTCAACCCATCGGTGATGAAATTATCAATACACAAATCAGTACACCCCAGTCCTTAAAGAAATCCCTCCGCATGAACAGTCATAAACGCAAGCTGATCAATGAAATGGAAGTGCTGATCATCGATGAGGTGAGCATGCTTCGGGCGGATATACTGGACGCTATTGACACGGTGCTGCGGTATGTTCGCAAAAGGAATGGCATGCCCTTCGGAGGGGTTCAGATGGTATTTATTGGCGACTTGCTTCAGTTACCTCCTGTTATCAAGCAGGAAGAAAAAAAGTATCTGGAATATTACTATACCACCGGTTTCTTTTTTGAGGCAAGGGCATTGCAGGAAGCCCGTCCGTTGTATATTGAGCTGGAAAAAATATTCCGGCAGACCGACCAACAATTTATAGAAATCCTGAACCACTTCCGGGATAATACCGTAACCAGCAAAGATCTGGATATACTGAACAGTCATTACAAACCCTCCTTTAAACCCAAATCCGACGAAGGCTATATCTTCCTCACCACACACAATAAAAAGGCGGATGCGATCAACCGAAGGGCTTTGAAGAATCTTCCGGGGAAATCGTTTCAGTTTACAGCCAAAGTTGAGGGAGATTTCGGCAAGCACCTCTACCCTGTTGACTATACGCTCGAACTGAAAAAGGGTGCCCAGGTCATGTTCATAAAGAATGATTATTCCGGGGAGAAACGCTACTTTAACGGCAAGATCGGTACCGTAACGGCACTGTCGGAAGAAGAAATTGAAGTAAGCTTTGACGACGGGACACCCCCAACCGAAGTGGAACCTTATACATGGGAAAACAAACGATACTCCCTGAACAAAAACACCAATGAAATTGAAGAAAACATGAAGGGGTCCTTTACCCATTTTCCCATCAAACTGGCCTGGGCCATAACTGTGCACAAAAGCCAGGGACTGACTTTTGAAAAAGCCATTATTGATGTCTCCGAAGCTTTTGCTCCCGGCCAGATATACGTAGCCCTCTCGCGCCTGGTTTCCCTGAAGGGGCTCGTACTCAATGCCCCACTTCCCTACAACATGCTGGAACCGGATGAAGCGCTGAAGCATTTTTCTAAAAACAAACTTTCACCGGAAACACTTGAAAAGGAATACCACAATGAATTGCCAAAATATATTTGTAATTATATTTCAGAAGCTTTTAATTTTCATCCCCTGAATGAAGAAATCCGTCAGCATATCAACAGCTATTATAAAGATGAAAAGCAATCGGCCAAACAAAAATATAAAAATTGGGCTGTTCAGCTCCAAAAAGATTTTCAGGAGGTTGAAAATGTTGGCAACAAATTTCAGAACCAGCTAAAAAGAATGACTAATTCCGGGGATCCTCAATGGCTCAATAATCTTCAGGAACGGGTGAAGGCTGCCAAAGAATACTTTGAAACCCGACTGAAACCATTCACCCATAAGATCAGGCAACACATCAGCTCCCTGTCTAATGAAACGGGAGTCAAACAATACATCAGGGAACTCCGCGATCTGGAACATTCATTTAACAGCCAGATTCAATCCATACAGAAATCTGAGGCGCTGCTTGATGCGGTCATCGGGAATAAGGAACTTACCCGGGAAAACCTCCAAACAAAGGCATTTAAAGAAAAAGAGAAGGCACCCGCCAGGCCTGAAAAGCCAAAACAAAACAAAGGCTCAGGCAAGAATAAAACACCTACCAAAGAAATTAGCCTGCAGATGTTTCAGAAAGGCAAAACCATTGAAGAGATTGCAGCAGAAAGGTCGCTGGCCGTTTCCACCATTGAAGGACACATGGCGCACTGGGTCAGAGAAGGAACTTTGCCGGCGGAGCAATTTGTAAACCAGGATAAGCTGGAGAAGATCATTTATGTAGCTCAACATCTGAATTCCACCAAATTAAACGATATCAAAGCGAAACTTGGCGACGAATACACCTACAGCGACCTAAAGTTTGCTGTCGCACATCACCGCTTTAACCTGGAGCAGAAAGAACAATAA
- a CDS encoding C69 family dipeptidase, giving the protein MKRKIIQLPVLLVISLFINPNYGFSQSKADWVGGFPEGCTSITAGKDATADGSVITSHTDDSHRTRSWMNIKPPGDHESDATVPMYKRVNDSSQAMPAYKHEQIGEIPQVDQTHGYLNTAYPSMNEHQLAIGESTFGGRDELQSDEGLIDCQRLCQLMLERATTAREAIKLAGRLTQKYGWNDYGECLTIADEEEVWHFEVVGPGKGKVGSIWAARRVPDDHISVNANASRIRQINADDPGNFMASDNVFEVAKEKGWWDKEEGPFEFCYAYAPESRKSIAARRREWRVFDLLAPSLDLSPTSENYPFSVKPDEKVALIDLVNVFKDYYQGTPYDMRRNITWENEEGKQEISPLANPFMPYDQLAIDDVSGSWYQVDEETGDIRFLGERTIARWYTMYGTIIQCRSWLPDEIGGVVWLAQDNIASSIYIPVYAGTTKLPESYSTPGRTDGYTRESAWWAFNRLGTLAAQRWGDMHKDIDTVWNPWQKELFNRQSEIDKKALNMYEENPEKAKTILTNHTNKWGNKVVEKAWNLGDKLWTKYDEQF; this is encoded by the coding sequence ATGAAACGAAAAATTATTCAATTACCGGTATTATTGGTTATTTCATTGTTTATAAATCCGAATTACGGATTTTCGCAATCGAAAGCCGATTGGGTAGGCGGCTTTCCGGAGGGCTGCACCAGTATAACGGCAGGAAAAGATGCGACGGCTGACGGATCTGTTATTACATCCCACACAGATGACAGTCATCGCACCCGTTCCTGGATGAATATTAAACCTCCCGGGGATCATGAATCCGATGCTACAGTTCCCATGTATAAAAGGGTAAATGATTCCTCCCAGGCCATGCCTGCCTATAAGCATGAGCAGATAGGAGAGATCCCACAGGTAGATCAGACCCATGGTTATCTGAATACGGCTTATCCAAGTATGAACGAGCATCAGTTAGCCATTGGCGAATCCACATTCGGAGGAAGGGATGAGCTTCAATCCGACGAGGGTTTGATTGACTGCCAGCGTCTGTGTCAGCTTATGCTCGAGCGTGCCACCACGGCGCGGGAAGCCATAAAACTGGCCGGCAGGCTGACTCAAAAATATGGGTGGAATGATTATGGCGAATGCCTTACCATTGCTGATGAAGAGGAGGTCTGGCATTTTGAGGTCGTCGGTCCCGGCAAAGGAAAAGTTGGTTCTATCTGGGCTGCCCGGCGCGTACCCGACGACCACATTTCAGTGAATGCCAATGCTTCAAGGATAAGACAGATCAATGCCGACGATCCCGGAAATTTTATGGCCTCAGATAATGTTTTTGAAGTAGCCAAAGAAAAAGGATGGTGGGATAAAGAGGAAGGACCCTTTGAATTCTGTTATGCTTATGCGCCGGAAAGCCGTAAATCCATAGCTGCCCGGAGAAGAGAGTGGAGGGTTTTCGATCTGCTTGCTCCATCACTTGATCTGAGTCCCACATCTGAAAATTATCCCTTTTCTGTCAAACCCGATGAAAAGGTGGCACTCATCGATCTGGTAAATGTATTTAAGGACTATTATCAGGGTACCCCCTATGATATGCGGCGGAATATTACCTGGGAAAATGAAGAAGGGAAGCAGGAAATTTCACCGCTGGCCAATCCTTTTATGCCCTATGACCAGTTGGCTATTGATGATGTGAGCGGGAGCTGGTATCAGGTTGATGAAGAAACCGGAGACATCAGATTTCTTGGTGAACGAACCATCGCCAGATGGTATACCATGTATGGCACCATCATTCAATGCCGGAGCTGGCTGCCTGACGAAATAGGAGGAGTAGTATGGCTGGCTCAGGATAACATTGCCTCATCAATTTATATCCCGGTTTATGCCGGAACAACAAAACTGCCAGAATCTTACAGCACTCCGGGAAGAACCGATGGCTACACCCGGGAGTCTGCATGGTGGGCATTCAACAGGCTTGGCACACTGGCTGCCCAAAGGTGGGGTGACATGCATAAGGATATAGATACAGTATGGAATCCCTGGCAGAAGGAGCTTTTTAACCGGCAATCGGAAATTGATAAGAAAGCCCTGAATATGTATGAAGAGAATCCTGAAAAGGCAAAAACAATTCTTACAAACCATACCAACAAGTGGGGAAATAAAGTTGTGGAAAAAGCCTGGAATCTGGGTGATAAACTTTGGACCAAATACGATGAACAGTTTTAA